One Miscanthus floridulus cultivar M001 chromosome 11, ASM1932011v1, whole genome shotgun sequence DNA window includes the following coding sequences:
- the LOC136493310 gene encoding purple acid phosphatase 22-like, with translation MRTTRYTLMVAQALVVSALLAATAAAAATAAEYVRPLPGRIILTEHTEPAANPQQVHVSAVGEKHMRVSWITDDKHAPSVVEYGTASRNYTMSATGDHTSYRYFLYSSGKIHHVSIGPLEPSTVYYYRCGEAGREFSLRTPPAALPIELALVGDLGQTEWTASTLLHVSKTDYDMLLVPGDLSYADTQQPLWDSFGRFVQRHASRRPWMVTQGNHEVEAAPLPLPVPGSPPPFAAYGARWRMPHEESGSPSNLYYSFDAAGGAVHVVMLGSYAPFNAGSDQYRWLARDLAAVDRRATPWIVVLLHAPWYNTNAAHQGEGEAMRKAMERLLFEARVDVVFAGHVHAYERFTRVYDNDTNPCGPVYITIGDGGNREGLALNFDKDHKLAPLSMMREASFGHGRLRVVNATTAHWSWHRNDDADSVVRDDLWLESLAANASCRQPADPAAVNSWDDEL, from the exons ATGCGCACGACGCGTTACACGCTCATGGTCGCCCAAGCTCTCGTCGTCTCCGCGTTGTtggctgccaccgccgccgctgctgccactGCGGCAGAGTATGTCCGTCCGCTGCCAGGGCGGATCATCCTCACGGAGCACACCGAGCCCGCCGCCAATCCTCAGCAG GTCCATGTATCGGCCGTCGGGGAGAAGCACATGAGGGTGTCGTGGATCACCGACGACAAGCACGCGCCGTCCGTGGTGGAGTACGGCACGGCCTCCCGGAACTACACCATGTCGGCCACCGGCGACCACACATCGTACCGCTACTTCCTCTACTCCTCCGGCAAGATCCACCACGTCAGCATCGGCCCGCTGGAGCCCAGCACCGTGTACTACTACCGGTGCGGCGAGGCCGGAAGAGAGTTCAGCCTCAGGACCCCGCCGGCCGCGCTGCCTATCGAGCTCGCCCTAGTCG GGGACCTAGGGCAGACCGAATGGACGGCGTCGACGCTGCTGCACGTGAGCAAGACGGACTACGACATGCTGCTGGTGCCGGGAGACCTGTCGTACGCCGACACGCAGCAGCCTCTGTGGGACTCGTTCGGGCGGTTCGTGCAGCGGCACGCGAGCCGGCGGCCGTGGATGGTCACGCAGGGCAACCACGAGGTGGAGGCGGCGCCCCTGCCGCTGCCTGTCCCAGGCTCGCCGCCCCCGTTCGCCGCCTACGGCGCGCGGTGGCGGATGCCGCACGAGGAGAGCGGGTCGCCGTCCAACCTTTACTACTCCTTCGACGCGGCGGGCGGCGCCGTGCACGTCGTGATGCTGGGCTCGTACGCCCCCTTCAACGCCGGCTCGGACCAGTACCGGTGGCTGGCGAGGGACCTCGCGGCCGTGGACCGCCGCGCCACGCCCTGGATCGTGGTGCTGCTGCACGCGCCCTGGTACAACACCAACGCCGCGCATCAGGGCGAGGGCGAGGCCATGAGGAAGGCCATGGAGCGGCTGCTCTTCGAGGCGCGCGTCGACGTCGTCTTCGCTGGCCACGTTCATGCCTACGAACGCTTC ACAAGGGTGTATGACAACGATACGAACCCGTGCGGACCCGTGTACATCACCATAGGCGACGGCGGCAACAGAGAAGGCCTTGCCTTGAA CTTTGACAAGGACCACAAGCTGGCGCCGTTGTCGATGATGAGGGAGGCGAGCTTCGGGCACGGGCGGCTGAGGGTGGTCAACGCGACCACTGCGCACTGGTCGTGGCACCGCAACGACGACGCGGACTCCGTGGTTCGCGACGACCTCTGGCTGGAGAGCCTGGCTGCCAACGCCTCGTGCCGGCAGCCCGCCGACCCCGCCGCCGTCAATTCATGGGACGATGAGTTGTAG